The following DNA comes from Solanum stenotomum isolate F172 chromosome 11, ASM1918654v1, whole genome shotgun sequence.
ctcttacacaATTATAGAAATTTTACATTGATTACACTTCCTTATTTAATGTTATGCTCATAACCTCCCATTAGTCAATCCCACCACCCTTCCCCCACACATATCCAACTATACACGCTATTACTCCACTTTCACCTTCTTCTCTCCCATTTTTCTCACCAGCCAACTACACCAACATTCAATCTTtcgtccaaatttttttttccaacaaaattaTATCTAAAAAACCCATTGAAACACCTCAAAAGAGTCCCAGATTGGGTGAAATTGTTGAAAATCTGGCGAATATTCAAAATCTGGCGACGAATGGTTCATCTAAGTTGAAGGAGCgacaaagagagaaaaaatgaagaaaaaaaaggtcacCCCTGCAAATCAAAAGGGGAAAATTGTTGAAACTCCTTCTGATTccgattttgattttgttactgaaatcaaaaagaaaaaacgaaaaaaaaatgtagaagttggagcatcttcaaaaccatcaacaagaagaacaacaaattttttttttttttaacttttggacaatttttttgtgtttaagtatttgatgatacataatatcatatgttttctttcaGGCAGATACCGTTTACATATGAATTACTGATGGCCTATTACAATTTCAAGATACTACTTTGAAAATATTAGTGTGTTTCCAAACTGTACATTTATTGgatgaaatctgattaatatgtgtatgactacgcttaaatgttttgattttaaaaattttatgaattgtgatataataatggtatacaaatggtatgaattgCGTTTTAACATTGGTGTGATTGTCTATTAACTATGTTtatggtataaattattaaattggtaTGAAAATGATATGATTTGTCAAACTactgattttttctaaaaaaaatcacattatgcttactttatattctaaacatgtttttggatgaaacatgtatgaaatctgattaatacGTGTATGCCTatgagtttaatattttattgttggatattgtatgaattgtgatataatattgatatacaaatggtataaattgtgtgattatatgaatttatcaatttttatacatGTTGTTTGGATAAAACGtgtatgaaattttgattaatacgTGTATGACACTAACTAAAGTTAGTGTGGGAATGAAACACTAATtgcaatttgttttaaatttatttatagtagGACACCAGTTgaaaaccaaattaatattcatgtaaacttacattaaattaaatactcaGGATACCATAATTACCttttataattatcactaatatttacactatcttatgTATTAAattggaataaattttatttttaacagtaTGCAATCtgtatgattaatgaatgaacAATGTATAATGAATGAACGGTATACTAAACACTAAGTTTATAATGCACTTCAAATcaattatgtttcatatcaaaacaaaacattaatctaaacgacaaaataaaataaaaattatatatagtctaaacaaataaacaatcaTTAGTTTTGCACAGGATAATTTGAACATGCTTCATGTTGTGGCCAACTTGACAACATCTACTGCAAGTAACTTTGGAccttttgaatttcacatcagcaaccctctttcatatataattcatttcatttgaaaatcaacataattCTCTGtttcattcaaaaaaaaaaaaacaattagtctaacattatacaaatcaattagaaatatgttaaatagtattaacttttcatttcaaagacaatacaaatttcatccataaaaatcattatactaacaacaaaattatacacattcatcattatattttcatacaaatatcattcagacagtacattacaaaacaaatttcatacaaaacataatatttcacatttaataTTCACTTActacacatttcatacaacaatcatcattcataccaaatttatacattttcatactcatttaataAACATTTCATACAAAACGATTATTCATTCAAACTATATACATTTCTCgtcccaaataattaattactgtcNACAGTACAttacaaaacaaatttcatacaaaacataatatttcacatttaatattcacttaatacacatttcatacaacaatcatcattcataccaaatttatacattttcatactcatttaataAACATTTCATACAAAACGATTATTCATTCAAACTATATACATTTCTCgtcccaaataattaattactgtcACCCAACTTTATACAGAAAtgacaaaactaatataaactcaacaatttcacatttaataccaacttaaaacacttGTAATACACTTCGtcaagaatttcaatttttttttacatatttcttaacacacttttcatacataattcattcGACTTATACCatcaaattcattatcaaataaaataaattttcataaatttgtcAACATtatcattaaattatttttacagaATAATTAACACactttcatacaaatttcatttaatttattctatcaaatttattcataaaatcacattaaatttataatttcacaaaacaaTAACCgtatacaaaataaacaaataaacaaaaagaacacTAAATTTTTTACATTTCACAACAGTAAACATAGTATGATATCAACAGTTAACAAAATATGACTCCACCTTCAATTAATCGACcgtttgatcatttttgtttcatttcgctatcattctaaaacaaacattaaacaataataatactaacccgaaggatcccatctttcaccatgtttgattaaaattgatatgtagttgtccatcacattaaaatcaagaattttcaaagatgaaaaaaacttcaattacttgaatgtgggattttttttttgttgaaaattgaagagagaaacgttgaatttttttgttgcaaattgaagagagagaaacgttgaaaaaagaagaagataaaatctgaatttttatttgattttaactgatttgagtgaattaaggatactaaataatcttaattagcTTAAATCTCTTAATTCGtgctatttattaattatctacaaAAGAATGATATGAtctgattttttaatttatcttaactgattttgagtgaattaaggataaaaaatattgttaatttgtttgaatcccatgctaatcattaattatctacaataaATTCAAACTAAATTACAGGCCACACTTtcagttttttactttattatcaataatttcgttttttttttaattttcatttttttaaaaaactttttttgaattaataaaaacatttcttttatttgtgaatttgttataacctgaaatttttaatgctaTATTTTAAAGGTCTAAATCTACTGCTATAGCCtgaaaataatactataatatatgtcatatatgaaatttacactTTATAATTAGTAACTATGAATGTgccaatttcaaattaaaaatcatatataatagTGAATCTACTTTTCAAGTATAGACGCTTTGCTTAATTTGGAAGCTTTTAAATTTGAAACACAGGTTCTTGGCTTAAAAAATCTAAGCATCTCTTAGACttacttttgaattattaagtgaataaaaacaatatattaccccacaaaaataattaaacaagatATTAATCGTGATTTAACCAACACATGGGGGAATTTGAGCCTCCTTATATTCCTAGTGTCTCAGTTTATGTGATAGTATTTAATTGGACAAAaagtttttaagaaataaattaaaatgtgtgatataACACACATGCTTATAAATTCATCGATAATCTCTTAAACATGTCAGTTGATTTATCCAACACATGGGGGAATTTGAGCCTCCTTATATTCCCAGTGTCTCAGTTTATGTGACATTATTTAATTGGAcaaaaaaattttaagaaataaattaaaatgtgtgatataACACACATACTTATAAATTCATCGATAATCTCTTAAACTTGTcagtaaatttcatttaaacacttaaaattacaaattattttagccaagcATCTGAACACATAATAAAGTATTTCTATTAGACATTTTTagctaaaattttaatttttttttgtttacgcGTGTTTTCAAGTGTGTATTAAATGGTTAaattaatcacataaatatttaattatgtacATCAGCCTCAATTGAAATGAGCTTGAAGTTTTACTTGTTCGTATTACTCTATCTATAGAGTTCGAGCTAGAGGTAGTTGGTGTTAATGGTGAATGAAACCTTAGTGCTATGAGTTCAGCCAAATCCAGTAatttcaacataaaatattGATATGTAGATGAAAACTaataaatttcaataaatattaaattccgAACttgctatttttaaaaatatactaattaattaattcaggAAATTTTAACAAAAGTTGAAGTGAAgctattatatatattgttttggcagtacaatatttttttccttcctgCAATCATTGATTCATTTGCTAAACCAAACCTCTTAGAAATGCTAATTTCCTTATTAAAACCTGAATTACTCATAATTGCATATATAATTTAACAGTTAAGATTGGCAGAAAACTTACTGCTACTCTGATGTAAAATGCCACCTAATTAGTAAATAATGCTTCTTGCTTTCACATAAAACTTCGCCAAAATCAATCAGAGATTTCAGGTTCGAGccttaaaaatgaaaatgaaaatctagTTAGACTGCACATCTCCCACGATGAATCTTACATGTAACGAATCTATACTAATCGATATCCTAAAATATGTACCAGACATCAAgtagaaaatcaaataaaacattgGTTAGCTCATGACTATATATTGAAGACGTAAATGAACAACAACCTAACTTGAATGATCCTTACAAATGGGGTCCATGTAGGATGGAATGTACGCAAACTTTACCCATATCTTTACAAAGTAGCGAAATTATTTCTGaaagaccctcgactcaagaTAAGTGATAAACTAAATCTTAATCACGAACAAATTGTTGTTTCAAATAGACCCTCATCTCAAGGGAGACTATACCTGACAGGAGTGCAAAATCCAAGACAACACTTAGTTAATTGAGCGTCACTTTTGATAGCCAAAACACAAAGGATAGTAAAATAGATGACTCCAATTACAGTTTTGAAGCAAAAAAGTGCTGCAGTACATTTGGCAAGCAAGTGTACATACAAGTTCAAATTTAGTTCATCAAGAATTTCTCAGTACACATTCATGTAGAGATTTATTGGCAACCCGGAGAGGAGGGTAAAAACGTTCACTCATTATAATTCCGACAAAAGAGCTGTTGCTGCTGCTGCATTTACTTCATATTGGAGTCAAACCAACCACACCTGCATAGGAAGAATTCGCGATGAACATAAGTGAAAAGGTAGTTTTGTAAATAGCATGTAAGAAATCCGACCAAGGATCAATATAAAGTAGGAAAAGAAAGTATAAAGAGAAACATGCCCGGCATTTTAAGAAATCCAAAGTAGAGGAAAGATCTCAACTTGAACGAAATTACAAGTCAAAGTGGAGAAGTCACATAGCTATGATACTTCTAATGAACTTGTAATCGAGTCTTCCTCTCGACATATCGAAGTCAGACAAACCATATACCTTCAGAGTCCATTTCTAACAGTTATCAGTGTAAAAGCAATGATATTCAGAAGTCTATACGTAGACCAATAACAAGTAAACCCTAAATAAATCTGTCTCGGGGAATGGAGATGAACTACTCAGCGAGAAAAGAAAGGCATGTTTTCAGGAGCTGGCACCTGGTGGATGGCAGGCAGAATGGTATAGGATGTTGGAGTTGGAGCTAGCTTCAAACGTCACTCTTTTTTATAACAAACTTGAAAAGGTCTCTCTTTTGAGTGCTTTGTTAAACCTCACACAAATGGCACATGAATTTTGAACCTTCATGAAAAACAGATCTTACATATGGTGCAATCAAGGCACTCTAAACTCCTCAATCAATATCAACAAGATGTCGTGACCGCTTAGGCTTGGTTTACTTTGGTTTGAATGTAAACTAAAATAAGCGGCGTTTATTCAAACAATGGGAGCCGAAGGTTTCCTTGTTTAGTAGTACGAAAGTAGTTCTACTATTAAGatgtttaatattaataataaatatatagcCAATATTGTACACACACACTCTCTCTGGAAACTGAAACATGAATTGTAAAGTCCTGGTCTACTATAGTTAGCCTCACAATGTGCATGATCTAGTATAGGGTGCACAATACTTCACAGTGAAAGCAACtacaaatatatgtaaaaaaaaatatcctaGCTATCAACGGTTGATTTGAAGCTCTCTGGAGGAATCAAAATAGCTGCAGAGGATCAGTTTGCAAAACCTACTTCTATACTGTATCTCACATTCAGTGATGTTTTCATTTGGTCACCAAAAGGTCTAATTAGTCATAGTTTCCTTCTATTCCACCTTGAGGTCAGGTATGTTTCCTGAAATAACTTTTACGAGCTGCATCTGTAGTGACCaactttgttttttgttttgtttttttttgacaagggaaacccaccgccactaccctttgggtgcgcacatgGTAAACCACCCACCACCACCACCCGCTCCTTGCAATAGCTAGCAAACCACACaagagaggtaacccgcactaggcaagcctggtgcgacgagctcgacccagaaggcaaaccccttgctttcactGGCAAGGggttcgaacttgagacctccaacatggaagtcccaagcccaaactgCTGGGCTACCCCGAAGGATGACCAATTGTGTTTTATTGGCTGATATTTTTTGACATATGCGCGAGCACACACAcatgtatatacaaataaaaataaacataaaatattgaAGACAAGTTGCAAGATAAGAAGCCATAGAAGTAGTAGTTTCTTCATAGAAACAGGTATACAGTATACTCTGATTCTGACCACATTAACTAGAAATGAAGAATACCCTCCACAAACTACAAATACATAAAACAGAGATGTTTGTGTACCAGGAGGGAAGATAAGGACAAGGGTTGAATAGGTTCCACAGGGAAGTGCAAatgtttttctattttaaaactgACTTGGGCCGACCTTAACTTGGCACTCTTCCAAAGTGCAATGGAAATCACCAGCATAAGCCATGAGCCTTATTGATCACTCATTGACCCCTTCCAGGGAAGTGCAAATGTTAACGACACTGTTGGAGTTCATCTATTAAATgtaaacttaatattttaattttacacAATTCATGTGCAACTTCAGCTTACcaaggacatgaccttagataggagaTTATGGAGGACACAGATATTGTAGTTAGATGAGTGTTGTCTTGCTTATCCTTCCTTACTAGTAGTCATAGTATTACTCTAGTAGTTTCTTGTTTCTTCGATTTCTGTTACTAGTCATTATCCCTTGTACTTTGATTATTATATTACATAGCTGTAGTTACTATCCTTTTTCAGAATGCTTTGTCATGCCTTGTTTAGTATTTTGCCTTGATTTCTTCACtcatgttattttcttaagctGAAGCCTGaaggtctattggaaacaacatatctacctcccaaggtagggttaaggtctgcgtacacactaccctccgaagaccccacttgtgggattctattgggtatgttgttagATAATTCCTGTGTGTTGTTgtatatttgaatatatatataattgctGCTAAGCTGAAAACGGAGAGAGAAGCAAACTAGCTATATGCAGAAGGATATCAACCAAACAAAATGCACCACATATTCAATGAAAATCTGCCAGGAGGACCCTTTTACTTTTGGTTGTCTTACACACCAAATTGTTTTTACTAGTCAGGCTaatttagaaaaagaaagaagcatAATCACCCAAAGCAGGTCAAAACAGGCTGCCTCTTCGAAAGGAAGTCTTAGCATGCatcttgtttctttttgcaaAATGAACATTCGTTTCCTAGCCCAATAAAGTTCTAGACATTGAACACTGTCAAAGTTTTAGTCAAGGAACACTTGCAAAACGAGCTCTTAAGACTATTAACCATTATAAACACTATGCAACTAGGGGTTAAAACAATACCAGGCTAAGTTCTACTAATTTTAGCTTTGCCTTTTTATTTCATAGGTTAGTAGATAGCAGTGTGGTGTCTTGCAGTCCGTTAATATTAGAAACTGTAGTATTACTCCCGTATTTTCTTGTCCTTAGATTTCTGTTACTATTTGTTGATTCCTTGTACCTCGATTATGGTATTGTTTTGTTGTAGTTTCTGTTGTGTTACTATCTATTGTTTTGTTATTATCTGATGTTTCTTGTAATTCCGTTACTTCTTTTCCTGAACTGCTTTGGACTGTTTTTCCTTGAGCCGAGGCCTATCGGAAAAAGCCTCTCTACCTCTGAGGTAGGGATAGAaataaggtctgtgtacacacaaccctccccagacctcactttgtgggactacactctacactgagtatgttattgttgttgttttcatTTAGCAGGAATAATATCAGTCTAGAAATTATACAAGAAGGAAGAGAGAGCAGCGTGGAAAGGCGGAGAAAAGAGTGTTTCTTCTTACCACATGCCAATCGTCCACCAGCATTGCCAGTGGTAAGGCTGAGTTCATGGCCACCTACAGAGAGACCACCAAATGAGGGTTAGATGAAGGCACCACAGAGACCTCCAAAAAAATGTAAAGGTAGTATAGAATGCACCAAGTAAATTTGATACACTCGCAGAAATAACCTTTTCAAATTCACAGATTGAAATGGATCAATATACAAAATGTAGAACCTTACCCTTTCCGAGGTCATCCTGAAGCTCATGAACTACAAGTGCTCGTCCAACAACTGAGTTTGGACCAGTCAATGGTATCTAATTGGTGAACAAAAGGTAGAGTCAGTAAATTATCCTAGAACTgtaacaataacaaacatagaGCACATAAAGTGAGATCGAATGACGATGTCCAGACAAGGTTAATGTAACAACCTGATTATCTACAAGTGTTGCTTCAGCCACGCCTGCATACAGTAAGCACAATCAAGAATCCAGAAAGTCATCATCcatcttaacaaacaaaaacagAATCAAAGCGCTATGAAAGAATAGAAAACATGTACTTTACCATCGGCATTGGCCACTATGTTTCCCAGGTCACCCGCATGACGGATTTCATCTCCAGGAGCTCCATGTGTCAATTTATTGGGATTGAAATGAGCTCCtgcagtaaaacaaaagggaacAAATTTCAAACTAGAACTAAAGACGTCATTTCCAACTAGCTACTAGAAGAGTTTCAACTTTTTTTAGTACATTACAAGAGGAGTTCCAAATCACCAACATTTCGATTAATTCAAACTTCAAACTAAATCAGAAGCTAACCTGTAGACATACACCCGTTTGTAGTGTCACCATATTCATGCTACAACACAATGCAACACAAGCCAAAGCATAACATTAAACAAAATTAACCAATAATTGCCACAAGAACAAGTACATAAGAAAAGCAGTACAATTCAAATTGTAGCAACCATTACTTACTAAATGAAACCCATGAAGTCCCGGAGCAAGTCCAGTTATACGAACATTAACCGTAGTTGGACCtatacaaagaagaaaaagaaataaatactCAATACAAAAGGGTATGAAATATTCCTATAAAAGCTTACATCTTTAGGTcacaaacaaaaattattgttatacaAAACCAAATAAGGACATAATGAGTAGTGACAGAAGTAACAGATAAAGATTCGGACAAATGGCGGTGAAAAATACTCTTAGAAAAGCTTATATCTTTAGGTCAGAATCCACCAATGTGACAACAGAAAAGCAAATTAGTGCATAAGGGGTGCAAATGCAAACAGATAAAGATACAGATAAAAGGGTACGAAAGTTCTTAATAAAGATTACATCAAAGGTGACAAATTATACTCAGAAAGGCTGAAGGGTGGAAAACAGAAAACAAATTAGAGCATAAAGGGTGGAAATGCAAACAGATAAAGATTCAGATATAAGAGTACGAATTATACTCAGAAAGGCTTAAATCTTTAAAGCATCTTTAGTTCATAAATGTGATAACAGAAGAGCAAATTAGAGCATAAATGTAGGAAATGCAAACAGATAAAGATTCAGATAAAAGGGtatgaaatatatttagaaAGGGTTACATCTTTAGTTCACAATCACAAATGTGACAACAGAAGAGAAAATTAGAGCATAAAGGATGGACAAATCAACAGATAAAGATTCAGATAAAAGGGTATGAAACATTTGTAAAAAAGATTACTTCTTAAGGTCACAATCTACGAATATGAAATAACTAAAAACAGTAAATTAGAACACAAAAGGGTGGAAAAATAAACAGATAAAGATTCAGAACAAAGGGTATGAAACATTAGTAATAAAGATTACATCTTTAGTTCACAATCCAACAAGCGGCGTCTGGGGATGGTAGtgtgtacacaaaccttacccctaccttatTAAGGTAGAGAGGGTATTTCGAACAGACTCTCAGGCCTCagctcaagtaaagcataacaAAAATCAGTAGGAAAGTTAAAGCACAAAAGTGTGGAAATGCAAGCAGATAAAGATTCAAATAAAAGGGTATTAAACATTAGTAATAAAGATTACAACTTTAGGTCACAATCCACAAATATGACAAGAAAAAACAGCAAATTAGAACACAAAAGGGTGGAAATGCAAACAGATAAAGATTCAAACAAAAGGGTCTGAAGCCATTAGTAATAAAGATTACATCTTTAAGCCACAATCCACAAATATAACCCCAAAAACAGTAAATTAAAgcataaacaaagaaaaagtaaaCAACCATCATCATCTTGAGATAGAGTGACAACCCCCTCAACATTAGAGTTGCCTTTAAGGACAGCAACAGCTTTCTTAGTAGCAGCAAAAACTGTAAGGGGTTTGGGAGTATTGACAGCATAAAGGGTCAAAGATTGGCGAAAATTTGACTTAACATTGAGTGAAACACCATGAAAAGAAGAGTTAATGttaggggaagaagaagaagaagaaattgggTATAGGAAAGAATTGGTAGTGCTGGTTGTGGTGAAGATTGAGTGGGCGGCCATGGCTGCTGCCACAATGGTGGCTGAAAGATGAGATGGTAAATTGATAAAATGATAATGTTTAGATAGCTGAGAAACaagattttatctttttgagttttcttggattttttttcttattagcTTCTTGAAATTTTGTCTGTGTGCAAGATCTATGACATTTTTTTATGCTCTGAGTCtctgaccaaaaaaaaaaaaaagacattttttatagtaattattattaaacaactttatgatatatatatatatatagagcaactttcacatatagcaaatacaaaattaatatttgtatattatagcaaagtttgcataattgcgctccatagcaaacataaatatgtatatttcgttatacatatacaaaagaaagcagttgtataatctgctttgatatacatatacaaaaatatcaattgtataaagtgagagaggcgagtgagcgagcgagatctgggagagtggcgagcgagatttgggagaggggagagaggggaacgaaaatatatgtatatatacaattttcacgcattttatacatttgcgtttttgtataaagtgagagaggcgagtgagagagcgagatctgggagagtggcgaacgagatctgggagaggggaacgaaaatatatgtatatatacaattttctctcgctttatacaaacacaaacacattttatacaatttgcgttttttatataaagtgagagagcgagatctgggagagtggcgagcgagatctgggagaggggaacgaaaatatatgtatatatacaattttctctcgctttatacaaacacaaacacattttatacaatttgNAAACGCttccccgctatcaaaaatagagtcacaacgttaatacggtcgtttagacactaaaatcacaacaaacggagacgggtcaattttggagtcaaaacgggattcgtgggacccgcgcaggaaattccgaaattaaccccaaaagtgggtcctaaccagttttcccagctcatgtcccaaaatgggacacaattcggggctcgggaacaacacaatatcaacatacaaccaaaacccaaattttctcaaaaattagaaatgggacagcagtgTATTTACCAAAAACGAGCGGCCTACAGtaaaatctaacaacaccacaatgttctcctcgaaaaaccactcaagatagcctcaaaaataccaaaatcggatctaaaatggttaagaaaacaagtctcaaaaatttccaaaatcaagctcacaaaaggggtctggcagcaggtatttttcgaaaattacctcaaactgggactccaaatcactatccaagctcaccaacacgttgtcctcgaaaaatctcacaactttgccttttggatcgcccaaatcggttgagagatgagagagttatgagggtttgaagtttgAGAAAGTTAGTTGATTTTTCTGCATTttattgcagattttctgcaacttttcccaaaactaaaaactccgacggggtgctctgaactcgttcggaaccccgtgcacgcaaacgaacCATACCGAATTCgacattccagactcaacggcgcagtcgaaatttccatcagaggtcatttcgataaaaagtgggtctcacttccaaaagtcattttaagtcaaaacccacaaaagggctcggaaagatatcgaaaacctccagacacaaaagaagggtcaatctagaccaaactcgacattctggacctaaccacgctgacggaattctcatccgagcgcgtttactcagaatgttgaccaaagtcaaacttaggcttaaacttaaagttaaaacgcctaatcgcaccgactcacactgaaaaaatcgggagtcatgtcgaccatgctactagcctaaaatgacccttccggagctgatggaatcgtcagaattggattccaatgtcatcttcttgaacttttgatcgaaaatgatcgttcaaggttcataagctccaaaacacaaaaactcgcaccaagaccaaacgaacgaccaggtgaccgaactgtcagtcccagcaagtcataaatgacttggggtcgctataggaacgctctaaacgacacacagaaggcaagacacagaaatgaccaagagggtcattacatgtataaaatgagagaggcgagtgagagagcgagatctgggagagtagtgtgcgagatctaggagaggggaacgaaaatatatgtatatatacaattttctctctctttatacaaacacaaacgcactttatacacttgcgtttgtataaaaaacgaga
Coding sequences within:
- the LOC125844706 gene encoding superoxide dismutase [Cu-Zn], chloroplastic — its product is MAAHSIFTTTSTTNSFLYPISSSSSSPNINSSFHGVSLNVKSNFRQSLTLYAVNTPKPLTVFAATKKAVAVLKGNSNVEGVVTLSQDDDGPTTVNVRITGLAPGLHGFHLHEYGDTTNGCMSTGAHFNPNKLTHGAPGDEIRHAGDLGNIVANADGVAEATLVDNQIPLTGPNSVVGRALVVHELQDDLGKGGHELSLTTGNAGGRLACGVVGLTPI